The Juglans regia cultivar Chandler chromosome 11, Walnut 2.0, whole genome shotgun sequence genome contains the following window.
TGTCAAACAAGGTTCCGGATTTCACCTGAAAAATTACACATCTTGATTATCAGAATTCAAGTTGCATAGAAACATAAAGTACCCCCACAAAAGTTGAAGCATACTAACCTGCCACAGTTCAATGCCAACATACTTCAAACTAGGGTAGACATAGAGATATGGATCATCCTTGAACTCTGTTTAATATCAAAACTACCGAGTGTTATTAAATACCATAAACAACTCAACCAACCCCAATCATAACTAATGTATTGTTAATGTTATAGTTTACACTAATGTAAGTTTTTCGATAAATGCATTGTGCTAATGTATGTGACAAGCAACAAACCTGGGTTGTCGATCATTGGTGCCTTCCACTTCCCCTGGTAGTTGGGGTTCTTAATTTTCTGCAAGAAGGTGGAGAAAAGTTATGAAAAGTGGAAATTGTAAATTGCAAAATGCTCCTAACTTGTGTACTCGTTAATGTACAAACCTTTGGGTTCCATGGGCCCTTGTATTCAGGGTTTGCAATAGTTGGGGGTGTCCATTCACCATCCTCTTCATCATCCCAGTCTTCCGGCTGAGACCACAAACCAACTTAATAGTAACTAAACCATTATTTTTTGCCAAGTAAAACACAGTCAGCAACTACATCATCATCAGAGAGgtgtaatattttcaaacccAGGAAGTTCAGCAACTACCTTTTTAGCATCAGAGTCAGGAATTTCTTTTGGGATGTCATCATAGCCCTAAATACACATCAAAAGAGTCAGATTCCCAGTactttaaatatgtatatatattacacagagagagagaacaaagttACAAAAGGGTTATAAGAATTGAGGATCCACCAAGTTTAAAGTCCTCATccaaaattaacttaaaaaaacctcatttatttattaaaaaaaaaaaaaagaattcaggAGCCACTACCTCTGGCTTCTTGTCCTCAGGATCAGGAATATACTCTTTGTCATCCCAATCTTCTGGCTGTCCAACATTAATAAAGTTGAGACAACGTCAGTATCTGAAACCAAATAAGATAAGCTAAAATAAAACTCGTAAGGCTGTGAATGGATAAGTAATTACTTTCTTGGCCTCAGGATCCTTGATTTTCTTTGGCGGGAGGATACTCCAGTCACTGTAGAGACTCCCAGATTGCTTTTCCACATTGTCAATTAGAATGCTGTAGGTGGCATCTGGCTTGAGTATAAAAGTATAAACATGACTGAGTTGGTCAGTCTCACACGGGACATCCTTCTTGATCAAGTGATTTGTCTCGTTATAGTGGAGGATAGCATGGACTTTCTTGGTGCTGTAGCCACAGATATCTGGCCCAAACATGATACTGCATTGTTCGATACAAGATCAGCAATTTTCAACAAGAAATAAATTCAatgcaaattgaaaattttcaagtCGTAGGGAACATGGTATTGACCTGTAAGGAGTATCCCCACCAAATTTCTTCTGATCAATTCCACCACTAAGCAATTTCATGTAACCACCACCGCAGTCAAGCTTCTGTTCATGCTTCACAGAAAATTGGAAGACTAGGGTCGTATCCTTGTTGCTGAATTCAGGGAACTCAGCAGAAATAGCATAAAACCGGTAGTCTTCGCTAGTCTGGATACCTGTTGGGAAGTTACAAGTCAACATTAAAAGCTTCACTTCTTCAGAAATCTGAGAAGGCAGCATTAATTGAAAATGCTAAAATCAACTTATACATATACACAGATTATACAGTTTGGAAGGGTACCTTTGTCATTAGGGTCTCCATGCCATTTACCCGCGGTGTAGTTCCATTCCCCAGCCACATTTTCATCTTTCTTCCAATCAGATTTAACCCACCGACTTTCCCATCCATCTTTAGTTATAGCCCAATGATTTATGCACAACAAACCCAAGGAAATCATCAGCAAACTAATATCCGGTGCTTTAAGGAAAACAGCAAAGAGCAAGCCACGTACAGCAATAAACCATCCATAAGAAAACTGGCTTGTTTACATTAGTCATCCTAATGAAGAACATCAGGCATGGTTCCCAAGAAACGAAAAATATCGAACTATAAGGCTCAATTTGAATTAAGAAAcattctcaatccatctcaatcattacaacttttacaaatttccacataaaataaaataaagaattcaattttttcaaatctcaaaataataataatattaaaaaataatattctaacaatattttattcaacttttatctttcatttcaactcattatccaaatctaACCAAGCCAAAAAGTTGGATCAGACGCCTCTACTCGTATGGGCGTGGGGGACCATCCATGGCTCCCACACGTGCATGAGTGTGCACGTTATACACGCACACAAGATATCCTGATtcaacggtttttttttttcttttttataggcTGGTTCAACGGGAGTTATTGCCCCTAATATGTCATAAAATGAGAAACACAAGATTCAACGGTTCAattactcttctttttttcctttcctgcTTATCAATAAAGAActattacttataaaagaaatgCTATTCTTTTCTATCCTTTACCTAACTTTGGGATTATTCGAGATGCAATTCAATTCTAAAGAAAGGCTGCAAATCCTATTCATTCAAAAGCACAAGCACAAGTACAGCTGCACAAGCCACACACCCACAAGCAATAGACTTCAATACGTATCCATTACAAAAATACATGACCTAAGCATTTAGAACCACCTGTATCTTGGTTTCACTCTTTGTGAAACAAAACCCAAGCACAATCCTAACACATTTGCAATCCAGTTTCATTTCATCgtaactaattatttttcacCCGCAATAGGCCACCacccatatatattttttttttacggtTCAGTACTCATAAATCGAAATAATTGCAAACTGCAGTATCAGAGAAGCTCAGAACACAAcatgatacaattttaaaacaatattaattaaatccAGTCCCACACGTCTAACATTAAGATCTTGATCGTGAACGAAACTATGATTTGCTATTTCCACGATGTAAAAAACGCGAAACAAACACGAAATGTCAAATTCTTCGCAGATCtaatcaaaatatttacaaatttccaaaacaaacaGATCGAACCGCAAACTCACACAAAACTCGGATCCTTCGCGGATCGTACGGCATTCTACATCCATTTAAGCATAAAGAACCTCACAAAACCCATAGGTTAAAATGCGAGCCAATTGCAACACTATAAATCGCGATCAGAATCGCACActcacacacagagagagagagagagagagagagagagaccgtcGAAGCGTTCTTCGAAGTAAACTTTTGCGGAGGCGATggcgaggagagagagaaggagaagagagagaatgttAGGGTTACGAGCCCTAAATGCCATGGCTATgagatggagagaaagagactgagagagagacgagGATCTTGACAGGTTCGAGCCTCCTTCCGGGAACTATATAGTGGCTGTACTCTGTCTCGGTTTTGACGGTGAGGTTAAAAATGGTAATTGCATTTTTGCCGTGGACGAATAGTGGATCGGGGCGTTACTTCAAGAGTGTCATTTCTATGACGTGGCATATTGTGATTGGTCTTTTACAGTTTCGGAGGTTCTAATTGGACGTGACGCGTGGGTACTGGGACGGCCGTTTTGGTTCATAAGTTTACGGAACTGCCCTCTGGTACATGGgatttagaaggaaaaaaaaagaaaaaaagatttgaattagagatgaattgaaatgagctgaaatggtttataaatagtaaaataaaaattaaattatttattatattttatgtagaaatttaaaaaaattattttaaaatttgaaaaaattgaattgtttattatattttgtgtataaatttaaaaaaattataatgataaaatgaaatgaattgaaatgaattttaaatttagggTGAATTTAGATGTTacagtgagttgagttgagttgagatgataaaatattgttagaatattatttttgaatattattattattttgatatttgaaaaaattaaattttttattatattttgtattgggatttgaaaaagttgtaatgatgagttgagatgagttgagagtagttgatgatccaaacgaaaccttaaatGATGGCGGAAGCGTgacaagttttaaaaatatttaaagatatataaaaaaataattgaaagaaagagttaaaaaaaaaaagtatttacaCTTATCGGTAATTTGATCGGTTAAATTATCAGTCTCAGCAGCAGTTCCATGCAGAAGTTGGACACCAGAACCATAATCATTATCCTATCTTAATTTCCATTAAAACAAGATGGCAgcatgaaaaacaaattagaaggTTGCATGAGAACAGAAGAAGCTTGGAGCTGCATGAGCAAGATCGTCTTAAATCAAACCAGATATTGCAGCAGAATTCATTATATATGTAGAAAAGATTACAAGGCTAAATATAAAATAGGACGGCACAAATCGGCTATTTAATTGGGGCTTTTCCTATTTATTACGATGTCTATGACAATttgtcacaataatatatatatgcagctttGTATTGTATTGGGTGGAATTGATCATAATAATTACAACAATTATGGAATGGTGCTTGCACTGAGACCATAGAATAAGATAAACTTAGGAGGCTATCTAAAATCATTCAAGTGGCCCGgtgctcatttttttttattttaatttatttttggatggtTTGATTAGAAGCTACTCCTAATCTCGTTAAAAAAAGATGGGCAATGGAGATGACCCTTTTACACGTTTGCCATTGTTTTTGGTGCACGCTTCtttagagaaaaattatatcCTCAATTTAGTGTATATAgagaacatatataataaaatatttccgtgacatgatttgatttgaaagatatttAAGTTATGTAGATGATGTGCTCTATATATCGACTTGTAAATATAATAACTCTTCTCTAAATTATCGACGTGGATAATGGCTAAAATCTAATGGTTATGATAATTTTCTAGgcaaaaaataatatctatcGTATAAATTGGAGAGTGCGTAattaaatatcaattatttaaatatcataCAAGAGCTTTAGAGAGCTAAACAAAGTTCAGTACAAGATACACACAAAGTGCAGTAAACTTTTGATCATAGTAAAGCCACATATATAGCTTGTTCTCTTTAGATCTTGTAGTTTCAGATTAGATGAGATCAGCTCCAACTCCATCCACTTAAATTTACTGCTCCACAAGTTAATACATATGTACCAGAGTAAAACTGATCATATGGCAGCCccaatattttcaaaacagTTTGAAAATCAAGCCCccatgagttgcaaagaatGGAGCAAACACCAAGGACTCGACAGCCATGAGCTTGATGAGGATGTTGAGTGATGGACCAGATGTGTCCTTGAGAGGATCTCCGATTGTGTCGCCTATGACAGCCGCCTTGTGAGCGTCTGAACCCTTAGGACCTAGTGATTTAGCATGTTCATTCACACCAGCCTGCCAGAACCAACATCAGAGTTCCTCCCAAAATTTGAGTGCAAAATGTAATCTTATCATGAAGTATATATAGCATGGTAGAGCAGAGAGAAATATCAGACCAAAAGTTGAAAGAGGAAAGAACATACCTCTATGTATTTCTTTGCATTATCCCATGCTCCACCTGTGTTGGAAGCTGAGATGGCAACCTACAAACAAAAACACGGTAGAATATTCGTCAAATACAAGCATTCATCAGTCAATTGTGGTTATGGATTCTGATTCTTAGGCAGTGGTTTACTGGTTACTTGGTAATGATTGTATAAAGATGCATTAATAAATGCCTGAAAGCTATTCCTTTTTGCATAAGGGTGATAAGGAAGGTGGACTAAGACAAACAAATTCCAATATAGTAGGAGAATTTGATTTTATAGCTTACCTGTACACCAGAAACAAGTGAACCGGCCAGAACCCCAGCAAGAGTCTCCACTCCAAAGATGGTGCCAGCAATAAGTGGTGTGAGCATGACTAAAGCACCGGGTGGGATCATTTCCCTTAGTGAAGCATCGGTAGAGATCTTGACACAAGTTGCATAGTCTGGTTTTGCCAGTCCTTCCATAAGGCCAGGAATAGAATTGAACTGCCGGCGAACTTCTTCAACCATTTTGAGAGCTGCACTTCCAACACTCTTCATTGTCATGGCTGAAAACCAGTATGGAAGCATGGCTCCCACAATCAACCCAATAAAGACCTTTGGAGTCAACACATCAACGGTCTTGATACCTGCCCTGCTCACATAGGCACCAAACAAAGCTAGGGAAACAAGAGCAGCCGATCCAATAGCAAAACCCTGATACAGAAAGGCATACCATGTAAAAAATCTCATAGAGCTTGACTCGAGATATGAAAATGGAGTCAGGTCCTATGGAAATCCCAAGAGTTGAAGTTATGAGATAAACACTCTGTAAGCAAGAGCATAAGGACAtataagatcatgatcatcaattaCAAGCATCGGAAATATAACATATTAGTTTCTTGTCAtcccttttttctttacttaaagGTGATACCAGCTTGtgtactttttttctttagaagGACAGCAACGACTCCTAAATGAGTTGAATAGCTAACCATGTATACCAACGTCTTTAGCATCGTGCTGATGCTCTAGTTATAACATGCTGCTCCAACTTAATCAGAAAGTATAGAGCCTGGAAAGAAAATACCTTGCCAATAGCAGCAGTGGTATTTCCAGCAGCATCTAAAGCATCTGTTCTTTCGCGTATCTTATGGCTCATACCAGCCATTTCTGCAATTCCACCGGCATTGTCACTTATGGGGCCATAAGCATCTATTGCTAGACCAGTGGCAATGGTGCTGAGCATTCCTAAAGCAGCCACAGAAATTCCATACATTGCAGCGAAGCTAAAGCTCACATAAATGGCAATGGCAATGGAAAAGATGGGAATGATGACAGATTTGTATCCCAGTGCCAAACCAAAAATCACATTTGTAGCAGCACCCGTCCTGCAAGAATCTGCCACATCCCGCACTGGACTGCAATATTTGAACATGGTAATAAGCATCACATTTGTAAGTTGTTGGTACAATACATACAAATATAATCAGAAGCATTCATGTTTTGGGTAACACACCCAAGGAAAGTGCATAGTGGTGAAATCCCTCAGATTGGACAAggtcatttaaaatcattagaTGGTTAGTGATCTCTTTTACAGTTTTAAATAGAAGGAACAGGTCACAAAGTGATGTAGGGATCACAGAGTTACCAACTtgtcataaaattattttctaattgaaAGTTTCCTTAAAAACTTAACAATTTTGACATTTCATTTTGATTCTGTGCCACTATGGGTGAACCTACAGCCCGTTACAGATTTTATGGACTGTGATGATAATTTCATTacgtcaaaaaaaaaatttggggaTATTTGACTCAAAAtttgtgatttcttttatggATCCAAATCCGAAATGGTCATGCAATATAAAAGTTGGAATGCCACATTTCTGCAGCAGAGGCTGGAAAAAGATCCAATTATCATCACTACATGTATATGTATTAATGTTAATATTATGAGCAGCACTGCAGCAGTGCTGAAGACCAGAAGAAACTAAGCACTGAATTTTAAATCTGCGAAAGATCACTCACCTATAAGCATTGCTGGTATAATATTCTGTAGTGTACCCAATAGCAAGTCCAGCCCACAAGCCAATGGCAACGCAGAAGAAAATGTGCCtgaatcaatttaatttaataaaccaGTCAAAACCTCTTGAGAAACAAACCGATTATGCCAAAGGACAGAAGAAGGGGGGAGGCATACCAATTCTTTACAGCCTTCTCAGCCCCAAAATCATAAAGAGTAAATTCTGATGGCAAAGCAAAGAAGTTGACCACGGCAATACCAGCAGTCATCAAGACAGTTGAGATAAGAAGTTGTCTCTTCAAGGATGGTTCAATCTCACTCACATTCTTGATCTCAAAAAGATCAGTTGCAAAAAGTGTTGTTGCTAAGCAAACAACAATCCCCATTGAGCTTATAATTAGAGGATAAGACATTGCGGTGTAGTCAAGAGAGACACCAAAAGATGATATTGATGCAACAAAGAGTGCTGCACAAGATGACTCAGCATAAGACCCAAACAGATCAGAACCCATTCCAGCAATGTCTCCTACATTATCACCCACGTTGTCCGCAATAACCTAAAAGAAGTAACATAAGATATCTTTAAACCAACCAATATGTACTGTACTGAGTTTGATGTACAGGTAAGGAATCTGGATCTATATGCCTCTGGAACTTTGGAAATTATGGCTACGGACAGATTCACGAATGGACGTGAGGGTAGGAAAATAAATGTGTTAGGAACTAAGAAAAAAGTAATGTGTTTACTCTTCACTCACTCTCAGATTCTGTTAATTATATCTGATTTTTAAATCTGTTGGCGAACAAAAACCATGCATGTAACAATCACATAATATGGATTCAGAAATAAGTGAAGACACGTAGAGATGTGGAGGCTTTGACCATAATCAGTAAaacaaaagaggagaaaaaaggaaattacAGCTGGGTTTCTTGGATCATCTTCAGGGATATTCTTCTCAACTTTTCCTACAAGGTCAGCACCAACATCAGCAGCTTTTGTATATATACCTCctccaactcttccaaaaaGTGCCATTGAAGAACCTCCAAGTCCATAACCAGTAATAGATTCATAAAGCCCTTCCCAGTCATCTTCATAATACTGCTTGAATAGATTGATGGTGACCCACAGCACCAAAAGGCCATTGGCAGCAAGAAGGAAACCCATTACAGCACCAGAGCGAAAAGCTGTAATGAAAGCCTTACCAACACCTTTCCTCGCCTCTAGAGTGGTTCTAGCATTGGCATAGGTAGCAATCTTCATCCCAAGAAAACCAGAAAGAACTGAGGTAAGAGCCCCGAGCAAGAATGCAACAGTGGTAAAGAAGGCATTGGCCAAAGCTGGTTTACAATAATTCCCTGTATTGTAAGTGCAAGGTTCACTTTCGGTGCTGAAGCCCTTGACTGAACccaggaaaaggaaaatgatgacACCAAATACTCCCATGAAGATACCAAGATATCTATACTCAGTAAACAGAAACGAGGTGGCCCCTGGAAACATGAGACAGATCAAAATGATGTCAAATAGTATGTAGATAAGGTGACAAACATCATCCTGTTCTCCAAAATTCAGACCAATCCATACTCTTACAATGACTAAAAATTGAAGATCAGTACCGGATTCTACCTGCATCGATTATACTGGCATGTTACTGGAGTGGATTAACATAAAAAGCGTCCAAACTCCAGAGTATAGTATTATGTTTGAGATAAGATTACAATAGCGAATCAACATATctcatatatatcataaaattacAGAACTTCCACGAGTGCCTTTCTCTTTTTAGGTTTACTCAAACAAGGTTCCCATTTGCATCTAGCTCCATGCATGCCTCTCGGGTATCCGTACATCCAGTGGTACTGTTTTTAAGTactttctattaaaatttaaagttaaataaaatataaataaaatattattttttaatattattatcattttaaaatttaaaaaaattaaattatttattataatttatgtaaaaattttaaaaaattataataataaaataagatgataagcCACCTAATTGTGCCTCTCAAGCGTATTTATTATATCATTTTGAAACTTCaatttttgagagagagagaacccaaaaaatttcaaaagttgGGTGTAGAACAAATTAGACAGTGGACCATCATtatcattaacataaaaaaagaagacaaattAGGAAATTTCCTCCCGACAGGAATATATATGTACcgattttttaagaattttttggGAGCCATCTTGTgggtatacatac
Protein-coding sequences here:
- the LOC109019075 gene encoding calreticulin-like, translated to MAFRARNPNILSLLLLSLLAIASAKVYFEERFDDGWESRWVKSDWKKDENVAGEWNYTAGKWHGDPNDKGIQTSEDYRFYAISAEFPEFSNKDTTLVFQFSVKHEQKLDCGGGYMKLLSGGIDQKKFGGDTPYSIMFGPDICGYSTKKVHAILHYNETNHLIKKDVPCETDQLSHVYTFILKPDATYSILIDNVEKQSGSLYSDWSILPPKKIKDPEAKKPEDWDDKEYIPDPEDKKPEGYDDIPKEIPDSDAKKPEDWDDEEDGEWTPPTIANPEYKGPWNPKKIKNPNYQGKWKAPMIDNPEFKDDPYLYVYPSLKYVGIELWQVKSGTLFDNVLITDDPENAKQLAEETWGKHKDAEKAAFDEAEKKNEEEEAKDDPIDSDAEDENDDAGEDSDAEGKLDESTDGAETEEEEKHDEL
- the LOC109019074 gene encoding pyrophosphate-energized vacuolar membrane proton pump-like; this translates as MGVMCEEVTQVLIPAAALIGIGFALLQWFLVSKVRVSGDSDDYDHEYKGSLIDEAEFEEGVDGLEASIKCAEIQNAISVGATSFLFTEYRYLGIFMGVFGVIIFLFLGSVKGFSTESEPCTYNTGNYCKPALANAFFTTVAFLLGALTSVLSGFLGMKIATYANARTTLEARKGVGKAFITAFRSGAVMGFLLAANGLLVLWVTINLFKQYYEDDWEGLYESITGYGLGGSSMALFGRVGGGIYTKAADVGADLVGKVEKNIPEDDPRNPAVIADNVGDNVGDIAGMGSDLFGSYAESSCAALFVASISSFGVSLDYTAMSYPLIISSMGIVVCLATTLFATDLFEIKNVSEIEPSLKRQLLISTVLMTAGIAVVNFFALPSEFTLYDFGAEKAVKNWHIFFCVAIGLWAGLAIGYTTEYYTSNAYSPVRDVADSCRTGAATNVIFGLALGYKSVIIPIFSIAIAIYVSFSFAAMYGISVAALGMLSTIATGLAIDAYGPISDNAGGIAEMAGMSHKIRERTDALDAAGNTTAAIGKGFAIGSAALVSLALFGAYVSRAGIKTVDVLTPKVFIGLIVGAMLPYWFSAMTMKSVGSAALKMVEEVRRQFNSIPGLMEGLAKPDYATCVKISTDASLREMIPPGALVMLTPLIAGTIFGVETLAGVLAGSLVSGVQVAISASNTGGAWDNAKKYIEAGVNEHAKSLGPKGSDAHKAAVIGDTIGDPLKDTSGPSLNILIKLMAVESLVFAPFFATHGGLIFKLF